A genomic segment from Sorangium aterium encodes:
- a CDS encoding trypsin-like serine protease produces the protein MVACSVEGYDETSEQIGAADDALIGGQPALESQYPSTVLGPGCTAAKVGPRHFLTAAHCVDDEYAATVAAGYGPGGSYSVSADNTPPISPYVNLTIQQTYIHPKWLEVCAAALAGGANDCGVNVLNPGNAPDLAVVVVNELSPTIPAAVVDGAPVAVGDPVVATGYGCEDPSGGGGGLFKLQNLNAAPASILDHPGSYVSGPTINDVAAAYVLTPGYASSTSYASLCPGDSGGPLYRQSATDLVVVGVNAYYTFPSGWSGPAPSQTNWHTRLDTAARYPVTTWLQGLGVSVINGGTAPTCTDGVKNGTETDVDCGGTCTADCANGKACVTGADCTSLSCVAGVCQPSTGTAPCSSLCTGPTVYSSASYSSGNLGTGARCFETTASLSGANCGNFAGGRTFAVNGTSVTCNGGNITLPAKRNGGYCFQASAGNEAWAYFTSW, from the coding sequence TTGGTCGCCTGCAGCGTGGAGGGCTACGACGAGACCTCCGAGCAGATTGGCGCGGCGGACGACGCGCTGATCGGCGGGCAGCCGGCGCTCGAATCGCAGTATCCATCGACGGTCCTCGGCCCGGGCTGCACCGCGGCGAAGGTCGGACCGCGTCACTTCCTCACCGCGGCTCACTGCGTGGACGACGAATACGCCGCCACCGTGGCTGCGGGCTACGGGCCGGGCGGCTCCTACTCGGTCAGCGCCGACAACACGCCCCCGATCTCGCCGTACGTCAACCTGACGATCCAGCAGACATACATCCACCCGAAGTGGCTCGAGGTCTGCGCCGCCGCGCTGGCGGGGGGAGCGAACGATTGCGGGGTCAACGTCCTCAACCCGGGGAACGCGCCCGACCTCGCGGTGGTCGTCGTCAACGAGCTCTCGCCGACGATCCCGGCGGCCGTGGTGGACGGGGCGCCGGTCGCGGTGGGCGATCCCGTCGTGGCGACCGGCTATGGCTGCGAGGACCCCAGCGGCGGGGGCGGCGGCCTGTTCAAGCTCCAGAACCTCAACGCGGCGCCTGCCTCGATCCTGGATCACCCTGGCTCGTACGTCTCCGGCCCCACGATCAACGACGTCGCGGCGGCGTACGTGCTCACGCCGGGTTATGCCAGCAGCACCAGCTATGCCAGCCTGTGCCCCGGCGACTCGGGCGGCCCGCTCTATCGCCAGAGCGCGACCGACCTCGTGGTCGTGGGCGTCAACGCCTATTACACGTTCCCGTCCGGCTGGAGCGGCCCGGCTCCCTCGCAGACCAACTGGCACACGCGGCTCGACACCGCGGCGCGCTACCCGGTGACGACGTGGCTCCAGGGCCTCGGCGTGAGCGTGATCAACGGCGGCACCGCGCCGACCTGCACCGACGGCGTCAAGAACGGCACCGAGACGGACGTCGACTGCGGCGGCACGTGCACGGCCGACTGCGCGAACGGCAAGGCGTGCGTCACCGGCGCGGACTGCACGAGCCTGAGCTGCGTGGCCGGCGTCTGCCAGCCCAGCACCGGGACGGCGCCGTGCAGCAGCCTGTGCACGGGCCCCACCGTGTACTCGAGCGCGAGCTACAGCTCGGGCAACCTCGGCACCGGCGCGCGCTGCTTCGAGACCACGGCGAGCCTGAGCGGCGCCAACTGCGGCAACTTCGCGGGCGGCCGCACGTTCGCGGTCAACGGCACGAGCGTGACGTGCAACGGCGGCAACATCACCCTGCCCGCGAAGCGGAACGGCGGATACTGCTTCCAGGCCTCCGCCGGAAACGAGGCGTGGGCCTACTTCACCAGCTGGTAG
- a CDS encoding STAS domain-containing protein, whose translation MNYNMLEDRQLVENGIMPHVERFFRGEEVAIPPISYDTDLVDDLTGKAGGAVWVCSFGVPVPDARDGFEGVLFQFAVPEAADIQHKYEALIEEQRALQASLEARNRELEETVRVIAAQRDAIQAMSVPVIRVADGVLCLPIVGMIDDARASALLERLLEAIAAQQAAQVLLDITGVPALDARAAAQLVGAASAARLLGASCTLVGVSPALAQTLVELGVDLGGLDTAATLAEGLTRALAARRGAAQRSAAVAARAPERGERGAAHRPAALPPGEAPSRRR comes from the coding sequence ATGAACTACAACATGCTGGAGGACCGGCAGCTCGTCGAGAACGGCATCATGCCGCACGTCGAGCGGTTCTTTCGCGGCGAGGAGGTCGCGATCCCGCCGATCAGCTACGACACCGATCTCGTCGATGACCTCACGGGCAAGGCGGGCGGAGCGGTGTGGGTCTGCTCCTTCGGCGTGCCGGTGCCCGACGCACGGGACGGCTTCGAGGGCGTGCTGTTTCAGTTCGCCGTCCCGGAGGCGGCCGATATCCAGCACAAATACGAGGCCCTGATCGAGGAGCAGCGGGCGCTCCAGGCGTCGCTGGAGGCGCGGAACCGGGAGCTCGAAGAGACGGTGCGGGTGATCGCGGCGCAGCGGGACGCGATCCAGGCGATGAGCGTCCCGGTGATCCGCGTCGCGGACGGCGTGCTCTGCCTCCCCATCGTGGGCATGATCGACGACGCGCGGGCCAGCGCGCTCCTCGAGCGCCTGCTCGAGGCGATCGCCGCGCAGCAGGCGGCGCAGGTGCTGCTCGACATCACCGGCGTGCCGGCGCTCGACGCCCGGGCCGCCGCGCAGCTCGTCGGGGCGGCGTCCGCAGCGCGGCTCCTCGGCGCGTCCTGCACCCTGGTGGGCGTCTCGCCCGCGCTGGCGCAGACGCTCGTCGAGCTCGGCGTCGACCTCGGCGGCCTCGACACCGCGGCGACGCTGGCCGAGGGGCTGACCCGGGCCCTCGCCGCGCGCCGCGGGGCGGCGCAGCGGAGCGCGGCGGTCGCGGCGCGCGCGCCCGAGCGAGGCGAACGGGGAGCGGCGCATCGGCCGGCGGCGCTGCCCCCTGGAGAGGCTCCCTCCCGCAGGCGGTGA
- a CDS encoding transglutaminase-like domain-containing protein: MTTPREILDFYTRPAAMTSGGAHAPRFDELPGDVASLVRVVQGLLLHLHWAQAYGVELSDERRGESHLRPTDRMLDRLLAHDDRPLSAARPLDTRLVGTCRDFTVLLVALLRAKGIPARARCGFGGYFHAVDLVDHWVCEYWNAAEARWVLVDAQIDDVQRAALKPDFDVLDVPRHRFVIAGDAWAQCRAGEADPSKFGMFDMRGLWFISGNVLRDLAALNNMEMLPWDDWGAMIGSDEPLRDDQLALFDRLAAITRSPDARFAELRQLYEGDERLRVPAVVFNAVLNRQDSL; encoded by the coding sequence ATGACGACCCCCCGAGAGATCCTCGACTTCTACACGCGCCCTGCGGCGATGACGTCCGGCGGCGCGCACGCGCCCAGGTTCGACGAGCTGCCGGGCGACGTGGCCTCGCTCGTGCGCGTCGTACAGGGCCTCTTGCTGCACCTGCACTGGGCGCAGGCCTATGGCGTGGAGCTCTCGGACGAGCGCCGCGGCGAGTCCCACCTCCGCCCGACGGACAGGATGCTGGATCGCCTCCTCGCGCACGACGATCGGCCGCTCTCCGCTGCCCGGCCGCTCGACACGCGCCTCGTCGGCACCTGCCGTGATTTCACGGTGCTCCTGGTCGCCCTGCTGCGCGCGAAGGGGATCCCTGCCCGCGCCCGCTGCGGCTTCGGCGGCTATTTCCACGCCGTCGACCTCGTGGACCACTGGGTCTGCGAGTACTGGAACGCCGCCGAGGCGCGCTGGGTCCTCGTCGACGCGCAGATCGACGACGTTCAGCGTGCGGCGCTGAAGCCCGACTTCGACGTGCTCGACGTGCCGCGCCACCGCTTCGTGATCGCGGGCGACGCCTGGGCGCAGTGCCGCGCCGGGGAGGCCGATCCGTCGAAGTTCGGGATGTTCGACATGCGCGGCCTCTGGTTCATCAGCGGCAACGTCCTGCGCGATCTCGCCGCGCTCAACAACATGGAGATGCTGCCGTGGGACGACTGGGGTGCGATGATCGGATCCGACGAGCCGCTGCGGGACGACCAGCTCGCGCTGTTCGACCGGCTCGCGGCGATCACCCGCTCGCCCGACGCGCGCTTCGCCGAGCTGCGCCAGCTCTACGAGGGCGACGAGCGCCTGCGGGTGCCGGCGGTCGTCTTCAACGCCGTCCTCAACCGTCAGGATTCGCTCTAG
- a CDS encoding glycoside hydrolase family 15 protein: MASSFNYLSTSVDVSSVSFDAISKYMQVLLLRNFATGTWVFSKGAMQSVKGCVLASPSLPDDRGQTDQDYVHHWIRDAAICIPEALDNPVFMARNICEDYTMFSALCQENAERASRFALACFHIDGTVRDNWTSQTDGPAHRILSLLAIEDRLSLQALATARSIIEKDTRYLLSAYKEQTHNLWEETAGFSFYARSVQRKAFLSLIGRADELGLSPYTNDMWAAAEWLGSQMATHQGTYDGQPYYASITGPNGKPSDGRGATLNVDVVMSVVYGSTSCADPVLLSTAALVREAFVQGDLRYRINDADRALPRSRGPMIGRYPEDTYDGNQSDAGPDAGHPWALTTCNFAELYFMLAAKIKSSPGAVVVNATTQKFFAQVGVSDPADPDIAAKLIDAGDRMLEAVIYHSDRLQLSEQFDRDNGYECSVSDLSWSYAAFRSAVRAREAAVGDFPSRHG, from the coding sequence ATGGCCAGCTCATTCAACTACCTGAGCACGAGCGTCGACGTCTCGTCCGTATCGTTCGACGCGATCAGCAAGTACATGCAGGTGCTCCTCCTGCGGAACTTCGCGACGGGGACCTGGGTCTTCAGCAAGGGCGCGATGCAGTCCGTCAAGGGGTGCGTGCTCGCGTCCCCGTCCCTGCCGGACGACAGGGGTCAGACCGACCAGGACTATGTGCACCACTGGATCCGGGACGCGGCCATCTGCATTCCGGAGGCGCTCGACAACCCGGTCTTCATGGCGCGGAACATCTGCGAGGATTACACGATGTTCTCGGCGCTGTGCCAGGAGAACGCCGAGCGCGCGAGCAGGTTCGCGCTGGCGTGCTTCCACATCGACGGCACCGTGCGCGACAACTGGACCTCGCAGACGGATGGCCCGGCGCACCGCATCCTGTCGCTCCTCGCCATCGAGGATCGGCTGTCGCTGCAGGCGCTCGCCACGGCCAGGTCCATCATCGAGAAGGACACCCGGTACCTCCTCTCGGCGTACAAGGAACAGACGCACAACCTCTGGGAGGAGACGGCCGGATTCAGCTTCTATGCCCGCTCCGTGCAGCGGAAGGCGTTCCTCTCGCTGATCGGCCGCGCCGACGAGCTCGGGCTCTCTCCGTACACCAACGACATGTGGGCGGCGGCAGAGTGGCTGGGCAGCCAGATGGCGACGCACCAGGGCACCTACGACGGGCAGCCGTACTACGCGTCCATCACCGGACCGAACGGCAAACCCAGCGATGGCAGGGGAGCGACGCTCAACGTGGATGTCGTCATGTCGGTCGTCTACGGATCCACGAGCTGCGCGGACCCGGTGCTGCTCTCGACGGCTGCGCTGGTGCGCGAGGCGTTCGTCCAGGGCGACCTGCGGTACCGCATCAACGACGCCGATCGGGCGCTGCCTCGGAGCAGGGGGCCGATGATCGGGCGGTACCCGGAGGATACGTACGACGGCAACCAGTCGGATGCTGGTCCGGACGCCGGTCACCCGTGGGCGCTCACGACGTGCAACTTCGCGGAGCTCTACTTCATGCTCGCGGCGAAGATCAAGAGCTCCCCGGGCGCCGTGGTCGTGAACGCCACGACGCAGAAGTTCTTCGCGCAGGTGGGCGTGAGTGATCCCGCCGATCCGGACATCGCGGCGAAGCTGATCGACGCGGGCGACAGGATGCTCGAGGCGGTGATCTACCACTCCGATCGCCTCCAGCTGAGCGAGCAGTTCGATCGCGACAACGGGTATGAGTGCAGCGTGAGCGATCTGAGCTGGAGCTACGCCGCCTTCCGCAGCGCGGTCAGGGCGCGCGAGGCCGCCGTGGGAGATTTTCCGAGCCGCCACGGGTAG
- a CDS encoding LysR family transcriptional regulator, which produces MVDPLFDDLPALLCFARVVERRSFTAAAAELGVSKSMVSTRVARLEERLGERLLVRTTRKLTVTDAGMNLYSRCARVLEEAAAAVRGASDADRGRIRLNAPVSFAQMYLAEPLARFLRASPGAHVELMLNDRLVDLVEERVDLAIRITKLKDSSLVARQLATTALHVVGAPGYLERRGRPEQPGDLLRHDCLRYLHLRVEDEWRFYGAGGRISVPVSGPLTASNGTALREAAVSGIGLAVLPRFMVDEDLAAGRLVTLLDAFAPRPMGIYAVHAAGRRPPARVRRLVEHLAAAFRGISWA; this is translated from the coding sequence ATGGTCGACCCGCTCTTCGACGATCTGCCCGCCCTGCTGTGCTTCGCGCGCGTCGTGGAGCGCCGCTCGTTCACCGCGGCCGCGGCGGAGCTCGGGGTGTCGAAGTCGATGGTGAGCACCCGGGTCGCGCGCCTGGAGGAGCGCCTCGGCGAGCGCCTGCTCGTGCGCACCACGCGCAAGCTCACCGTCACGGACGCCGGCATGAACCTCTATTCGCGCTGCGCGCGCGTGCTCGAGGAGGCCGCCGCCGCGGTGCGGGGCGCGTCCGACGCCGACCGGGGCCGCATCCGGCTCAACGCGCCGGTCAGCTTCGCGCAGATGTACCTGGCGGAGCCGCTCGCGCGGTTCCTCCGGGCGAGCCCGGGCGCGCACGTCGAGCTCATGCTGAACGACCGGCTCGTCGACCTGGTGGAGGAGCGCGTCGACCTGGCCATCCGGATCACGAAGCTCAAGGACTCGAGCCTCGTCGCGCGCCAGCTCGCCACGACGGCGCTGCACGTGGTCGGCGCGCCGGGCTACCTCGAGCGGCGGGGGCGGCCCGAGCAGCCGGGAGATCTCCTGCGCCACGACTGCCTGCGCTACCTCCACCTGCGCGTCGAGGACGAGTGGCGCTTCTACGGGGCCGGCGGGCGCATCTCCGTCCCCGTCTCCGGCCCGCTGACGGCGAGCAACGGGACGGCGCTCCGCGAGGCGGCCGTGTCCGGGATCGGCCTCGCGGTGCTGCCGCGCTTCATGGTCGACGAGGACCTCGCGGCCGGGCGCCTGGTCACGCTGCTCGACGCGTTCGCGCCCCGGCCCATGGGCATCTACGCGGTGCACGCGGCCGGCCGGCGCCCGCCCGCGCGGGTGCGGCGGCTCGTCGAGCACCTGGCGGCTGCGTTCCGCGGGATCTCATGGGCGTAA
- a CDS encoding DoxX family protein gives MNRVDTILSVPRSAELAALTLRLGLGAVFLAHALAKPLVYTLPGTVAFFAASGFPGWTAYPVFLAELLGGAALLAGLRTRLVSLLLLPVMIGALLVHLPNGWMFAGQGGGWEYVAFLMIALGAQAFLGDGAFAVSRLQRS, from the coding sequence ATGAACCGTGTCGACACGATCCTCTCCGTTCCCCGCTCGGCCGAGCTGGCCGCGCTGACGTTGCGCCTCGGGCTGGGCGCCGTGTTCCTGGCGCACGCGCTCGCCAAGCCGCTCGTGTACACGCTGCCGGGCACCGTCGCGTTCTTCGCGGCGAGCGGCTTTCCGGGCTGGACGGCGTATCCGGTGTTCCTCGCCGAGCTGCTCGGCGGCGCGGCGCTCCTCGCCGGGCTCAGGACGCGCCTGGTCTCGCTCTTGCTCCTGCCGGTGATGATCGGCGCGCTGCTCGTGCACCTGCCGAACGGCTGGATGTTCGCGGGCCAGGGGGGCGGCTGGGAGTACGTCGCCTTCCTGATGATCGCGCTCGGCGCGCAGGCCTTCCTCGGCGACGGCGCGTTCGCCGTGAGCCGGCTGCAGCGCAGCTAG